A stretch of the Bradyrhizobium arachidis genome encodes the following:
- the htpG gene encoding molecular chaperone HtpG, translated as MTTSDTAAHTQPFQAEVSELLHLMVHSVYSETDIFLRELISNASDACDKLRYEAIATPALLGEGEAPKIRIIPNKQAGTLTVADNGIGMERQELIDHLGTIARSGTKAFVAKLKEAKDGLGLIGQFGVGFYSAFMVADRIVVISRRAGESDVWTWTSSGGSGFEIARASDEDAARVTRGTEIVLHLKDDAKKYLEAYEIERIVGAYSDNILFPIELVPEEGEPRQINSASALWQRSKSELTAEDYKQAYKQIATAFDDPAMTLHYRAEGRYSYAVLLFAPSTKPFDLFEPSRKGRVKLYVRRVFITDDADLLPGYLRFVRGVVDSEDLPLNISREMLQNNPQLAQIRKAVTTRVVSELESLADKDAENFAKIWDAFGAVVKEGIYEDFERREKLLSLSRFTTTTGEKRALKEVVADFKPNQTEIYYLVGDSIERLKSNPRLEAATARGIEVLLLTDPVDAFWTSMPSEFDGKPLKSLSQGDLNLDLIPRVDEEKKDEPAADEAATIAVIKGSLGERVSDVKASTRLTSSASCLVADSQGPSRELERILAQQNRGERSKPILEINLRHPLVTAIAKAAAGSTTVDDLSLLLLEQAQILDGELPEDPAAFAARLNRLVLQGLG; from the coding sequence ATGACGACGTCAGATACGGCTGCGCATACGCAGCCCTTCCAGGCCGAGGTGTCCGAGCTTCTGCACCTGATGGTGCACTCCGTCTATTCGGAGACCGACATCTTCCTGCGCGAGCTGATCTCCAACGCGTCGGACGCCTGCGACAAGCTCCGCTATGAGGCGATCGCCACTCCGGCGCTGCTGGGTGAGGGCGAGGCGCCAAAAATCCGCATCATTCCAAACAAGCAGGCCGGAACGCTCACCGTCGCTGACAACGGCATCGGCATGGAGCGGCAGGAGCTGATCGACCATCTCGGCACCATCGCCCGCTCCGGCACCAAGGCCTTCGTCGCCAAGCTGAAGGAGGCCAAGGACGGCCTCGGCCTGATCGGCCAGTTCGGCGTCGGCTTCTATTCCGCCTTCATGGTCGCCGACAGGATCGTGGTGATCAGCCGCCGCGCCGGCGAGAGCGATGTCTGGACCTGGACGTCCTCCGGCGGCTCCGGCTTCGAGATCGCGCGTGCCAGCGACGAGGATGCGGCGCGCGTGACACGGGGCACCGAGATCGTGCTGCATCTGAAGGATGACGCCAAGAAATATCTCGAGGCTTACGAGATCGAGCGCATCGTCGGCGCCTATTCCGACAACATCCTCTTTCCGATCGAGCTGGTGCCCGAAGAGGGTGAGCCGCGCCAGATCAATTCGGCAAGCGCGCTGTGGCAGCGGTCGAAATCGGAGCTGACGGCGGAGGACTACAAGCAGGCCTACAAGCAGATCGCGACCGCCTTCGACGATCCCGCGATGACGCTGCACTATCGTGCCGAAGGTCGCTACTCCTATGCGGTGCTGCTGTTCGCGCCGTCGACGAAGCCGTTCGACCTGTTCGAGCCGTCGCGCAAGGGCCGCGTGAAGCTCTACGTGCGCCGCGTCTTCATCACCGACGACGCCGATCTCTTGCCCGGCTATCTCCGCTTCGTCCGCGGCGTGGTCGACAGCGAGGACCTGCCGCTCAACATCTCGCGCGAGATGCTGCAGAACAATCCGCAGCTCGCGCAGATCCGGAAAGCCGTGACCACCCGGGTCGTCAGCGAGCTCGAAAGCCTCGCCGACAAGGACGCGGAGAACTTTGCAAAAATCTGGGACGCGTTCGGCGCCGTCGTCAAGGAAGGCATCTACGAGGATTTCGAGCGCCGCGAAAAACTCCTGTCGCTGTCGCGCTTCACCACCACGACCGGAGAGAAGCGTGCGCTGAAGGAGGTCGTTGCCGATTTCAAGCCGAACCAGACCGAGATCTATTACCTCGTCGGCGACAGCATCGAGCGGCTGAAGTCGAATCCGCGGCTGGAAGCGGCGACCGCGCGCGGCATCGAGGTGCTGTTGCTCACCGATCCCGTCGATGCCTTCTGGACCTCGATGCCGTCGGAGTTCGACGGCAAGCCGCTGAAGTCGCTGAGCCAGGGCGATCTCAATCTCGACCTGATCCCGCGCGTCGACGAAGAGAAGAAGGACGAGCCGGCCGCCGACGAGGCCGCGACCATTGCCGTGATCAAGGGCTCGCTCGGCGAACGCGTCAGCGATGTCAAGGCGTCGACGCGGCTCACCAGCTCCGCGTCCTGCCTGGTCGCTGACAGCCAGGGGCCGAGCCGCGAGCTCGAGCGCATTCTGGCGCAGCAGAACCGCGGCGAGCGTTCGAAGCCGATCCTCGAGATCAACCTGCGCCATCCGCTCGTCACCGCGATCGCAAAGGCAGCGGCCGGCTCGACGACGGTCGACGACCTCAGTCTGCTCCTGCTCGAGCAGGCGCAGATCCTCGACGGCGAATTGCCGGAGGATCCGGCTGCATTCGCGGCGCGGCTGAACCGGCTGGTGCTACAGGGCCTCGGTTAA
- a CDS encoding MBL fold metallo-hydrolase, with translation MPLWTCETCGAQFPAGDRPPAACPICEDERQYVNWRGQTFLTREELAQRCRLVWRDDLGLTGLALEPSFAIGQRALLVPDAGGVVMWDCVPLATAEAIAHIKSLGGLKAIAISHPHYYGALADWSDAFGGAPVYLHADDRQWVTRPHPAVVHWTGDTHRISDDVVLLRSGGHFAGATMLHWARGADGKGALLTGDIAQVTMDRRFVSFMYSYPNYTPLNAAAVRRIADSVAPFAFERIYGAWWGRNIAEGAKAAFAASVARYLAAIA, from the coding sequence ATGCCTCTCTGGACCTGCGAAACCTGTGGCGCGCAATTTCCTGCCGGCGACAGGCCGCCCGCGGCGTGCCCGATCTGCGAGGACGAGCGCCAATATGTGAACTGGAGGGGCCAGACGTTCCTGACCCGCGAGGAGCTGGCGCAGCGCTGCCGCCTGGTCTGGCGCGACGATCTTGGCCTCACCGGCCTCGCGCTGGAGCCAAGCTTTGCGATCGGGCAACGGGCGTTGCTCGTGCCCGACGCCGGCGGCGTCGTGATGTGGGACTGCGTTCCGCTCGCCACGGCGGAGGCAATCGCTCATATCAAATCCCTTGGCGGACTGAAGGCGATTGCGATCTCTCATCCGCACTACTATGGCGCGCTCGCCGACTGGAGCGACGCCTTTGGCGGCGCGCCGGTCTATCTTCACGCGGACGATCGCCAATGGGTGACGCGGCCGCATCCCGCGGTCGTGCATTGGACCGGCGACACTCACCGCATCTCCGACGATGTCGTTCTACTGCGCAGCGGCGGCCATTTCGCCGGCGCAACCATGCTGCATTGGGCGCGCGGCGCGGATGGCAAGGGTGCGCTGCTCACCGGCGACATCGCGCAGGTGACGATGGACCGCCGCTTCGTCAGCTTCATGTACTCCTATCCGAACTACACGCCGCTCAACGCAGCCGCCGTGCGCCGCATCGCGGACAGCGTCGCGCCGTTTGCATTCGAGCGCATTTATGGCGCCTGGTGGGGCCGCAATATCGCCGAGGGCGCGAAGGCCGCCTTCGCGGCATCTGTCGCGCGCTATCTCGCCGCGATTGCCTAG
- a CDS encoding pentapeptide repeat-containing protein, whose product MHQAFALWGYSISAGEFLAGVAIYLAVAIAAIVLIPRISVRGGHYHSLDAKTKIADLRGKVRQSVIQVVGGITAVAAFIVTIQQIRDNEDTFKGKKADLLANSISGLFDDKAAPKDTAKAMYLLSYIATSDPSYHRIVYDALATHVRTLSGSACRELEDSETMQNLDLQLALRVIGDRSPSADPTKKRINLEGSCLIGADIRDEPGIVAGLRRARLSNSLLYRADFTGIDLTGAELKGIYASDYKSYNFQVADGYQFNRGVEGDDRGNVDWAPETERRKHILLFVGATLTDVDFQTAELAGADFSRADLTGTKFLYANISRANFIGAKGLDKSTIRDGCVGNKGFDDDEMKRQQPYFSKADREKIGPIKPCP is encoded by the coding sequence ATGCACCAGGCATTTGCTCTATGGGGATACAGCATCAGTGCAGGCGAATTCCTGGCTGGTGTCGCGATCTACCTTGCTGTGGCGATCGCGGCGATCGTCCTCATACCTCGGATCTCGGTCAGGGGCGGGCACTACCACTCTCTCGACGCCAAAACCAAGATCGCCGACCTTCGCGGCAAGGTCAGGCAATCCGTCATCCAGGTGGTGGGCGGCATCACGGCGGTGGCCGCGTTCATCGTCACGATTCAACAAATCCGGGACAACGAGGACACCTTCAAGGGAAAGAAGGCCGATCTGCTCGCGAATTCCATTTCAGGCCTTTTCGATGACAAGGCAGCGCCGAAAGACACCGCAAAGGCGATGTATCTGCTGTCCTACATCGCGACGAGCGATCCCAGCTATCATCGCATCGTCTATGACGCACTTGCGACGCACGTCCGCACACTATCCGGGAGCGCGTGTCGCGAATTGGAAGACTCGGAGACGATGCAGAACCTCGATCTTCAACTCGCCCTGCGCGTCATTGGCGACCGGAGTCCTTCCGCTGATCCGACCAAGAAGCGCATCAATCTCGAAGGCTCATGTCTGATTGGCGCCGATATCCGGGATGAGCCCGGCATCGTCGCGGGTCTTCGCCGCGCGCGACTATCCAACTCCCTGCTCTATCGCGCCGACTTTACCGGGATCGATCTAACCGGAGCTGAATTGAAGGGCATCTACGCGAGCGATTACAAATCCTACAATTTTCAAGTGGCTGACGGCTATCAGTTCAACCGCGGTGTCGAAGGTGACGATCGCGGCAACGTCGACTGGGCGCCGGAAACCGAACGGCGAAAGCATATCCTGCTGTTCGTCGGCGCCACCCTGACCGACGTGGATTTCCAGACCGCCGAACTCGCAGGAGCCGACTTCAGCAGGGCGGACCTGACCGGCACCAAGTTCCTCTACGCAAATATTTCTCGCGCGAACTTTATCGGAGCGAAGGGACTGGACAAGTCGACGATCAGGGACGGATGCGTCGGCAACAAAGGCTTCGACGATGACGAGATGAAGCGCCAACAGCCGTATTTCTCGAAAGCTGACCGCGAGAAAATTGGCCCGATCAAGCCCTGCCCGTAA
- a CDS encoding OpgC domain-containing protein, translating to MNSTAKANLAAFSHDARLYLTLGIANWSIFIDHIPNNVVNLLTLRNFGFSGAADLFVFVVGYGVAIIHGKMVLERGFVVAATRIFRRVWRLYAAYVVLFVIYIDTIAYVASQSSSPEIIHEYNISGILEHPLRILVRGLVLQEEPLNLDLLQLMIPLMAFFPLVLWGLMRRPNLTLLASVALYAAARYFGWTYRLYPEGEWTFNPFCWQLLMVLGGWFAVTGAPSRLHGLSWLRALAGAYLVLAMAITLARHWPPLAAYVPDAVLGAFTPNDKENLAPYRVLHFLALAYLATYLVPADHPALQWRLLQIVIKCGEEWLAVFCIAVFLSFAAHLILITGPNLVAMQIAVSLLGFAALAAVAYYVSWSKWQDLPAAARQRA from the coding sequence ATGAATTCGACCGCCAAAGCGAACCTCGCCGCATTCAGCCACGATGCCCGCCTCTATCTCACCCTCGGCATCGCCAATTGGTCGATCTTCATCGACCACATCCCGAACAATGTCGTTAACCTGCTGACGCTGCGGAATTTCGGCTTCAGCGGCGCAGCCGACCTGTTCGTGTTCGTGGTGGGCTATGGGGTTGCGATCATCCACGGCAAGATGGTGCTGGAGCGCGGCTTCGTGGTCGCAGCGACGCGCATCTTCCGCCGGGTCTGGCGGCTCTACGCCGCCTATGTGGTGCTGTTCGTGATCTATATCGACACGATCGCCTATGTCGCCTCGCAGTCGAGCTCGCCCGAGATCATCCACGAATACAACATCTCGGGGATTCTCGAGCATCCCCTGCGCATCCTGGTACGCGGGCTGGTGTTGCAGGAGGAGCCGCTGAATCTCGACCTGTTGCAACTGATGATCCCGCTGATGGCGTTCTTCCCGCTCGTCTTGTGGGGCCTGATGCGGCGGCCGAACCTGACGCTGCTCGCCTCCGTCGCGCTCTATGCGGCCGCACGATATTTCGGCTGGACCTACCGCCTCTACCCCGAGGGCGAATGGACCTTCAATCCGTTCTGCTGGCAGTTGCTGATGGTGCTGGGCGGCTGGTTCGCGGTCACAGGCGCGCCCAGCCGTCTGCACGGGCTATCGTGGCTGCGGGCACTTGCCGGCGCCTATCTGGTGTTGGCGATGGCGATCACGCTGGCGCGGCATTGGCCGCCGCTGGCCGCCTACGTGCCGGACGCCGTGCTCGGCGCGTTCACGCCGAACGACAAGGAGAACCTCGCGCCCTATCGCGTGCTGCATTTCCTCGCGCTGGCCTATCTCGCGACCTATCTGGTGCCGGCCGACCACCCGGCCTTGCAATGGCGGTTGCTCCAAATCGTCATCAAATGCGGCGAGGAATGGCTGGCGGTGTTCTGCATCGCCGTGTTCCTGTCCTTCGCCGCGCATCTGATCCTGATCACCGGCCCCAACCTGGTCGCCATGCAGATCGCGGTCAGCCTGCTCGGCTTCGCCGCGCTGGCGGCGGTGGCCTATTACGTCTCCTGGTCCAAGTGGCAGGATTTGCCTGCCGCTGCACGGCAGCGGGCGTAG
- a CDS encoding DUF4375 domain-containing protein, protein MQFIPSRHFRPILALAFGLALSASAYAASDDGTKPDVPKSPRSILETRIPIPHEPDAANNGCRLRASPAERETGALSEVPFWSLIEHVNLHASLRVILDGHEAYAKLIAPLDEDARNLATLYMLWHYFGRDGLHTFLSGEAGDAAPLVRDALKAAGMTREHDVFTRAMALFGKDYPLDRDTRWNFYGWSQPSTQIDAVTSRPAPLNAFDYRMMALAREFGSKAALAKRITAFVESKPALWQRIEGERAHLNEQDRLRILTSALWKDMVSLWRPYPEIEKRLASFTRPQRTLLVMSAFNDEFMNGGVHQFFYNSEGALAPEVREAMIELGMTAQAAILQRGLDMFAKPYVRDTQRRREAYFHGDDKKEWGERLAALTDELYALDGGLAFHQIKDSMVVEGGPGIEFAMLNYARKTSLLPC, encoded by the coding sequence ATGCAATTCATCCCGTCACGTCACTTCCGTCCCATCCTTGCGCTTGCTTTCGGTCTCGCGCTGTCCGCATCCGCGTATGCGGCCTCTGACGACGGCACCAAGCCGGATGTGCCAAAATCGCCGCGCAGCATCCTCGAGACGCGGATTCCCATTCCGCACGAGCCCGATGCCGCCAACAATGGCTGCCGCTTGCGGGCGTCGCCGGCGGAGCGCGAGACCGGTGCACTGAGCGAGGTGCCGTTCTGGAGCCTGATCGAGCACGTCAATCTCCACGCCAGCTTGCGCGTCATCCTCGACGGCCACGAAGCATATGCAAAGCTCATCGCCCCGCTGGACGAGGACGCCCGCAACCTCGCGACACTCTATATGCTGTGGCACTATTTTGGCCGCGACGGGCTGCACACGTTCCTCAGTGGTGAAGCCGGTGACGCAGCGCCCCTGGTCCGCGACGCCCTGAAGGCGGCGGGCATGACCCGTGAGCACGACGTCTTTACCCGTGCCATGGCGCTGTTCGGCAAGGATTACCCGCTCGATAGGGACACGCGCTGGAATTTCTACGGCTGGAGCCAGCCGTCCACGCAGATCGACGCCGTCACCTCCAGGCCTGCGCCGCTCAACGCCTTTGACTATCGCATGATGGCGCTCGCCCGCGAATTCGGCAGCAAGGCGGCTTTGGCCAAACGCATCACCGCCTTCGTCGAGAGCAAGCCCGCACTGTGGCAGCGGATCGAGGGCGAGCGCGCCCATCTCAACGAACAAGATCGTCTGCGCATCCTGACGTCTGCGCTCTGGAAGGACATGGTCTCGCTGTGGCGGCCCTATCCGGAAATCGAGAAGCGCCTCGCCTCGTTCACGAGGCCACAGCGCACCCTGCTGGTCATGTCCGCCTTCAACGACGAGTTCATGAACGGAGGCGTGCACCAGTTCTTCTACAATTCGGAGGGCGCGCTCGCGCCCGAGGTGCGGGAAGCTATGATCGAGCTCGGCATGACCGCGCAGGCGGCGATCCTCCAGCGCGGCCTCGATATGTTCGCAAAACCCTATGTCCGCGATACCCAGCGCCGACGCGAGGCCTACTTCCATGGTGACGACAAGAAGGAGTGGGGCGAGCGCCTCGCGGCGCTGACCGACGAGCTCTATGCGCTCGACGGTGGGCTCGCGTTTCACCAGATCAAGGACAGCATGGTCGTCGAGGGCGGTCCCGGCATCGAATTCGCCATGCTCAACTATGCCCGCAAGACCAGCCTGCTGCCGTGCTAG
- a CDS encoding SGNH/GDSL hydrolase family protein translates to MALDPSQIPVHAATFEQPLIILANRLRAEGPARVVAIGSSTTAGEGGIAPYPQRPLAELRNRFRGPFPKATIDVINRGVGGEEAPAELRRFDHDVFDLNPDLVIWQVGTNSVWQPADQNPPSFRETTQALNDGVDLLLARRIDVILMDLQYVPALLTPAKIDKALAMVDAISQIAHTKGVSVFRRFELMKAWHDVAEISFDRMVDPGDDTRLHASDWTTEKMAAQLAGAIVDAVNRAPPPSGGVPSS, encoded by the coding sequence GTGGCTCTCGACCCTTCGCAGATTCCGGTTCACGCCGCGACGTTCGAGCAGCCGCTGATTATTCTTGCGAACCGCCTGCGAGCCGAAGGTCCTGCCAGGGTCGTTGCGATCGGCTCGTCGACCACGGCGGGCGAAGGCGGCATCGCACCCTATCCGCAACGGCCGCTGGCCGAGCTTCGGAACCGATTCCGGGGACCATTTCCCAAGGCCACGATCGATGTGATCAACCGGGGCGTCGGCGGCGAAGAGGCCCCTGCGGAGCTAAGGCGGTTCGACCACGACGTCTTCGATCTGAACCCAGACCTCGTCATCTGGCAGGTCGGCACAAATTCGGTCTGGCAACCTGCCGACCAGAACCCGCCCTCGTTCAGGGAAACCACACAAGCCCTTAATGACGGCGTAGACCTGCTGCTCGCCCGGCGGATCGACGTGATTCTGATGGACCTGCAATACGTGCCGGCGCTGCTGACACCGGCCAAGATCGACAAGGCGCTCGCGATGGTCGATGCGATCAGCCAGATCGCACACACGAAGGGCGTCAGTGTCTTTCGCCGATTCGAGCTGATGAAAGCCTGGCACGACGTGGCAGAAATCTCGTTCGACCGGATGGTCGACCCAGGCGATGACACCCGGCTGCACGCGAGCGACTGGACCACAGAAAAAATGGCCGCGCAGCTGGCCGGTGCGATTGTCGACGCGGTGAACAGGGCGCCACCGCCATCAGGAGGCGTACCAAGCAGCTAG
- a CDS encoding DUF3551 domain-containing protein has protein sequence MRTTFGIIMAVGMWLAASPADAQRYDPRYPVCMHRYGGSFMGADYFDCSFTSLEQCRATASGLAATCDVNPYYAGNQPPPPRRRKPVY, from the coding sequence ATGCGCACGACATTCGGGATCATCATGGCGGTCGGCATGTGGCTTGCGGCCTCGCCGGCCGACGCCCAGAGGTACGATCCGCGCTATCCGGTCTGCATGCATCGCTATGGGGGCAGCTTCATGGGAGCAGACTATTTCGACTGCTCATTCACATCATTGGAACAATGCAGGGCGACAGCGTCGGGCCTTGCCGCGACGTGCGACGTCAATCCCTACTATGCCGGCAACCAGCCTCCTCCGCCACGCAGGCGCAAGCCGGTCTACTAG